A section of the Paracoccaceae bacterium genome encodes:
- a CDS encoding OmpA family protein, producing the protein MIRIALAAALSLAPALGQAQSNDDSGIELFVTDGDAPAPGQVEAEVAVDPLALCMARPGSPVCVGLTPGDAGGDLESTATAEGALQLELVIYDADADTVKSVVVEPDYAADDYVPPADDYVADDGTYAPPPQRDGYAGDVKLPDEYACGDYVAVPTVAISIAFDFGSAKIRWDQRDKIAQIGHALSDRLNYDTPYAVIGHTDAVGSYRYNCDLSWRRATAVVSALQGGWNLPHMIAIGAGEHSLINAQWPDAAENRRVGFLRADHNGQQVIGALSRVCG; encoded by the coding sequence ATGATCCGCATCGCACTTGCCGCCGCGCTGTCGCTGGCCCCCGCATTGGGGCAGGCGCAAAGCAATGATGACAGCGGGATTGAATTGTTCGTGACCGATGGTGATGCGCCCGCGCCAGGGCAGGTCGAGGCCGAGGTTGCGGTTGATCCGCTGGCCTTGTGCATGGCGCGACCAGGCTCCCCTGTGTGTGTGGGGCTGACCCCGGGTGACGCCGGGGGCGATCTGGAATCCACGGCAACCGCCGAGGGCGCATTGCAGTTGGAGTTGGTGATCTATGACGCTGACGCTGACACCGTGAAATCCGTTGTGGTCGAGCCGGATTATGCGGCCGATGACTATGTGCCGCCTGCAGATGATTATGTGGCCGACGATGGTACCTACGCACCGCCGCCGCAGCGCGATGGCTATGCCGGCGATGTGAAATTGCCGGATGAATATGCGTGCGGTGATTATGTCGCCGTGCCGACGGTGGCAATCTCGATCGCGTTTGATTTCGGGTCTGCCAAGATCCGCTGGGATCAGCGCGACAAGATCGCCCAGATCGGCCACGCGCTGAGTGATCGGCTGAACTATGACACGCCATATGCGGTGATCGGGCATACCGACGCGGTAGGAAGCTATCGCTATAACTGCGACCTCAGCTGGCGGCGCGCCACGGCGGTGGTATCGGCGCTTCAGGGCGGCTGGAACCTGCCACATATGATCGCCATCGGCGCGGGTGAGCATTCGCTGATCAATGCGCAATGGCCGGACGCTGCCGAGAACCGGCGCGTCGGCTTCCTGCGCGCGGATCACAACGGGCAACAAGTGATCGGGGCGCTTAGCCGGGTCTGCGGATAG
- a CDS encoding EamA family transporter, protein MTPQKALDRSAWLDLTILSLIWGGSFLAMRIALDEIGVFTVVAHRVGWASVILWGYVAIRRLTVPRGLRIWGAFLVMGCLNNVIPFSLIAWGQLTIETGLTSILNATTAIFGVLVAAIAFADERLTARRAIGIALGFAGVAIAIGVKSLLAFDPRSLAQLAILAAALSYALAGSWARATLAGTAPQVAAAGMLTGSSLVMIPLAWAVDGPISLALHGDTLLAIAYYSVAATAAAYLLYYRILERAGAGNLLLVTLLVAPVAIILGALFRDEALGAQVYAGFALLAAGMIVLDGRALSWVRRG, encoded by the coding sequence ATGACACCGCAAAAAGCCCTCGACCGGTCGGCCTGGCTTGACCTGACAATCCTGTCCCTGATCTGGGGCGGATCATTTCTGGCCATGCGCATCGCTTTGGATGAAATCGGCGTGTTCACGGTGGTTGCCCATCGGGTCGGCTGGGCATCGGTGATCCTGTGGGGCTATGTGGCAATCCGGCGGCTGACTGTGCCGCGCGGGCTGCGCATCTGGGGCGCGTTCCTGGTGATGGGGTGCCTCAACAACGTGATCCCGTTTTCGCTGATTGCCTGGGGGCAGTTGACGATTGAGACGGGGCTGACCTCGATCCTGAACGCGACCACGGCAATCTTTGGCGTGCTGGTGGCCGCCATCGCCTTTGCCGACGAACGCCTGACCGCACGCCGCGCGATCGGGATCGCGCTTGGCTTTGCCGGGGTGGCAATCGCCATCGGCGTCAAATCACTGCTGGCTTTCGACCCACGCTCGCTGGCGCAGCTGGCGATCCTTGCCGCCGCACTCAGCTACGCGCTCGCCGGAAGCTGGGCACGCGCCACCCTGGCCGGGACGGCGCCACAGGTGGCGGCGGCGGGGATGCTGACCGGCAGTTCGCTGGTGATGATCCCGCTTGCCTGGGCGGTGGATGGGCCAATATCGCTGGCGCTGCACGGGGATACCCTACTGGCGATTGCCTATTATTCCGTGGCGGCAACGGCAGCGGCCTATCTGCTGTATTACCGCATTCTGGAACGTGCCGGGGCCGGGAACCTGTTGCTGGTCACTTTGCTGGTCGCGCCCGTGGCCATCATTCTTGGGGCCCTGTTCCGTGACGAGGCGCTGGGCGCGCAGGTCTATGCCGGATTTGCGTTGCTGGCGGCCGGAATGATCGTTCTGGACGGGCGCGCGTTAAGCTGGGTCCGCCGGGGGTAA
- a CDS encoding IS630 family transposase (programmed frameshift): MSAPLPSALRIRFQRYIEEGLSGRAAALRLKLSPATGARWARQVRMKGHAEPARQGPPRGKGKLAPHREFFEELIAQDPDITLFELRNALADAEGVRVHHSSIANLLSRLGFTYKKSLVATERRRAKVRQQRADWFRYRSPAIATFPERVVFIDETAVKTNLTRLRGRAKRGKRLTMDAPFGSWGTQTLIAGLTQGALIAPWVIKGAIDGPAFAAYIREVLVPEINPGTVVILDNLATHRNKEATQALRNHGCWFLYLPPYSPDLNPIEQAFSKLKAHLRRIGVRSFTQVFEAIGAICDLYDPVECWNYFKAAGYVSG; the protein is encoded by the exons ATGTCAGCACCTTTGCCATCTGCGCTTCGGATACGGTTTCAGAGATACATTGAAGAAGGGTTGAGCGGGCGCGCGGCGGCGTTGCGGTTGAAGCTGTCGCCTGCCACAGGCGCGCGGTGGGCGCGTCAGGTGAGGATGAAGGGTCATGCGGAACCTGCCCGGCAGGGACCGCCGCGCGGCAAGGGAAAGCTGGCTCCGCATCGGGAATTCTTTGAGGAGTTGATCGCACAAGACCCTGACATCACGCTCTTTGAGTTGCGTAATGCGCTGGCCGATGCAGAGGGTGTGCGGGTGCATCACTCCTCCATCGCCAACCTTCTGTCCCGGCTCGGCTTCACGTAC AAAAAGTCGCTGGTCGCCACCGAGCGCCGCCGCGCCAAGGTAAGGCAGCAACGGGCCGACTGGTTCAGATACCGCTCGCCAGCCATTGCGACCTTTCCTGAGCGCGTTGTCTTTATTGACGAAACCGCAGTGAAGACAAACCTCACGCGCCTACGCGGCAGAGCCAAGCGCGGTAAGCGCCTGACGATGGATGCGCCCTTCGGAAGCTGGGGAACCCAAACCTTGATCGCGGGCCTGACCCAAGGCGCGCTGATCGCACCTTGGGTCATCAAGGGAGCGATAGATGGCCCCGCCTTCGCGGCCTACATCCGCGAAGTGCTGGTCCCCGAGATCAACCCCGGCACTGTCGTCATTCTCGACAACCTGGCAACCCACCGGAATAAGGAGGCGACGCAGGCTTTACGCAATCACGGCTGCTGGTTCCTTTACCTGCCACCGTACTCGCCCGACCTGAATCCCATCGAGCAGGCCTTCTCTAAACTGAAAGCCCATTTGCGACGGATCGGGGTCAGGTCCTTTACCCAGGTCTTCGAAGCAATCGGAGCAATCTGCGATCTCTACGACCCAGTAGAATGCTGGAACTACTTTAAGGCCGCCGGATATGTCTCAGGTTAA
- a CDS encoding LysR family transcriptional regulator translates to MDWDKLRIFHAVADAGSLTHAGDTLHLSQSAVSRQIRALEDSLNTTLFHRHARGLILTEQGELLFDATVAMTKRLDTASARIRDSEEEVFGELRVTTTTGFGTIWLAPRLPKLYEKYPDLNIDLMLEERVLDLPMREADVAIRMKEPSQADLIRRRLMTVRMRLYATPAYLEVQGSLQRPEDLSDHRLICQNTTSAQVSAGARLVQELLTHNISSTLTVNNYYGVLQAVLNDLGIGVLPDYVTEDVPNLIRVLPDLESAEVPVFLAFPEELRHSKRIGAFRDFVTEEIVSHRKRQKAEAQS, encoded by the coding sequence ATGGACTGGGACAAGCTCAGAATATTTCACGCGGTCGCCGATGCTGGCAGCCTGACGCATGCAGGCGACACGCTGCATTTGTCGCAATCCGCCGTCAGCCGTCAGATTCGGGCGCTGGAAGATTCGCTGAACACCACGCTGTTCCACCGTCATGCGCGCGGGCTGATCCTGACTGAACAGGGGGAGCTGCTGTTTGACGCAACCGTCGCGATGACCAAGCGGCTGGACACAGCCTCGGCCCGGATACGCGACAGCGAGGAAGAAGTGTTCGGAGAGCTTCGCGTTACCACCACGACCGGGTTTGGCACCATTTGGCTGGCCCCGCGCCTGCCGAAACTTTACGAGAAATATCCCGACCTCAACATCGACCTGATGCTGGAAGAACGTGTGCTTGACCTGCCAATGCGCGAAGCCGACGTGGCAATCCGCATGAAAGAACCCAGTCAGGCCGATTTGATCCGTCGTCGGCTGATGACGGTGCGAATGCGCCTTTATGCAACACCGGCCTATCTGGAGGTTCAGGGGTCACTGCAGCGGCCCGAAGACCTGTCAGACCATCGTTTGATCTGTCAGAACACCACATCTGCCCAGGTCAGCGCGGGCGCGCGGCTGGTTCAGGAACTGCTGACGCACAACATCTCGTCGACGCTGACCGTGAATAATTATTACGGAGTGCTTCAGGCCGTCCTGAACGATCTGGGCATCGGGGTGCTGCCCGACTATGTGACCGAGGACGTCCCGAACCTGATCCGGGTGCTTCCCGATCTGGAAAGCGCCGAGGTTCCCGTGTTTCTGGCATTCCCCGAAGAATTGAGGCATTCCAAGAGGATAGGCGCGTTCCGCGACTTTGTGACCGAAGAAATCGTGTCCCATCGCAAGCGCCAGAAGGCGGAAGCCCAAAGCTGA
- a CDS encoding indolepyruvate ferredoxin oxidoreductase family protein — protein sequence MDLNDVSLHDRFDLSKSQVLLNGTQALVRLMLMQKARDRAAGWNTGGYVTGYRGSPLGAVDQQMMRAGDDLRAADIHFNPGLNEDLAATALWGSQQAELRGEGRFDGVFGLWYGKGPGVDRSGDVMRHANMAGTSPRGGVLMAMGDDHTGESSTTLHQSDWAMVDAYMPVLSPAGVQEVLDYGLYGWALSRFAGVWAGLKLMKDTVEVTAVVDGHIDRMRFVTPDFDMPEGGLHIRINDTPVDQEARMIDHKRFAAEAFAKAHKIDNRVWGKPGAKIGLVVAGKNWLDLVHALDLLGIDAAEAARLGLTTYKVGQVWPLDMDSFHDWAEGLDLIICVEEKRKLIEVQVKEAIFDDRAGRRVYGWRKTAGGPELFPTRLSLDPVFIARRLGDILIEEGRGTDRMKSALQHLDKAAKADNAPELAKRTPYFCSGCPHNSSTKLPEGARAYAGIGCHYLVQWMDRETVGFTQMGGEGANWVGEAPFSTTRHVFQNIGDGTYNHSGVQAIRAALAAGTTMTYKILFNDAVAMTGGQGNDGGLTADRIARELVAMGVKNLAVIFDEKEEPRRADFPAGIGWHDRAQMPEVQKKFSEYSGVSAIVYVQTCAAEKRRRRKRGLFPDPDKRVFINTDVCEGCGDCGVQSNCVSLVPVETELGRKRAVDQSSCNKDYACVTGFCPSFVTVEGGTPKAAATRDLDLIDLPEPALPAIDGTHNMIITGVGGTGVVTIGATLAMAAHLEGKGVGMMEMAGLAQKGGAVHIHCRIGETPNDINAIRVAVGECDALIGGDLVVSSGPGTLNLLRSNLAGAVVNSHEIMTGDFTRDPNFTLPSEQLKLSLKAKLQDHLSLLDATALARVTLGDTIYSNMIVLGAAWQRGLVPLSRAAIFRAIDLNGAAPKRNQQAFDSGRWAALNPDKLADVLAEAVVARPRSLDQKIAFRADHLTAYQGPKLATKYRARLAEITDPRLKEAVAQGYHKLLSYKDEYEVARLLRDTRAQAASAFDGDVKLSFHLAPPILSKTGPDGRPVKRQFGQWVERLWPMLARLKPLRGAPFDPFGRSAERRMERALIAQYEGDLDEILSDSARNPDAAVALAELPLTILGFGPVKMANVAKAAKRREELLAAYRAGLTPAAAE from the coding sequence ATGGATTTGAACGACGTCTCGCTGCACGACCGCTTTGATCTGTCGAAATCTCAGGTGTTGCTGAACGGCACGCAGGCGCTGGTGCGACTGATGTTGATGCAGAAGGCGCGGGATCGGGCAGCGGGGTGGAACACAGGCGGTTATGTCACCGGGTATCGCGGGTCGCCGCTTGGCGCGGTTGATCAACAGATGATGCGCGCCGGGGACGACCTGCGCGCCGCCGACATCCATTTCAATCCGGGCCTGAACGAAGACCTCGCCGCGACCGCCCTTTGGGGCAGTCAGCAGGCCGAATTGCGTGGAGAGGGTCGCTTCGACGGCGTGTTCGGTCTGTGGTACGGCAAAGGGCCGGGGGTCGACCGATCCGGCGATGTGATGCGTCACGCCAACATGGCCGGAACCTCTCCCAGGGGTGGTGTGCTGATGGCGATGGGCGACGATCACACGGGCGAAAGTTCGACCACGCTGCACCAATCGGATTGGGCCATGGTCGACGCCTATATGCCGGTCCTGTCGCCCGCAGGTGTGCAAGAGGTGCTGGATTACGGCCTGTATGGCTGGGCGCTGAGTCGCTTTGCCGGGGTCTGGGCCGGTCTGAAGCTGATGAAAGACACGGTCGAGGTGACAGCCGTGGTCGATGGCCACATTGACCGGATGCGTTTCGTCACGCCGGACTTCGATATGCCCGAAGGCGGCTTGCATATTCGGATCAATGACACGCCGGTCGATCAGGAGGCGCGGATGATTGATCACAAGCGCTTCGCCGCCGAAGCCTTCGCCAAAGCGCATAAAATCGACAACCGGGTCTGGGGAAAACCGGGCGCGAAAATCGGACTTGTCGTCGCCGGAAAGAACTGGCTGGACCTGGTTCACGCGCTCGATCTTCTCGGCATTGACGCGGCAGAGGCCGCGCGCCTGGGTCTGACCACCTATAAGGTCGGGCAGGTCTGGCCGCTGGACATGGACAGCTTCCACGACTGGGCGGAGGGGCTGGATCTGATCATCTGCGTCGAAGAAAAGCGCAAACTGATCGAAGTGCAGGTGAAAGAGGCGATATTTGACGACCGCGCAGGCCGCCGCGTCTATGGCTGGCGCAAAACGGCTGGCGGGCCCGAGCTGTTTCCGACGCGCCTGTCGCTGGATCCGGTCTTCATCGCGCGCCGCCTGGGCGACATCCTGATTGAAGAGGGGCGCGGCACAGATCGCATGAAGTCTGCCCTGCAACACCTTGATAAGGCTGCAAAAGCCGATAACGCACCAGAGCTTGCCAAACGCACCCCGTATTTCTGTTCCGGCTGCCCGCATAATTCATCGACCAAACTGCCCGAAGGCGCGCGCGCCTACGCCGGGATCGGGTGCCATTACCTGGTGCAGTGGATGGATCGTGAAACGGTCGGCTTCACCCAAATGGGCGGAGAGGGCGCGAACTGGGTGGGTGAAGCACCATTCTCGACCACGCGCCACGTTTTTCAGAACATCGGCGACGGCACCTACAACCACTCGGGCGTGCAGGCGATCCGTGCAGCACTCGCCGCCGGGACAACGATGACCTACAAGATCCTGTTCAACGACGCGGTGGCGATGACCGGCGGGCAGGGCAACGATGGCGGGCTGACGGCGGACCGGATTGCGCGCGAATTGGTGGCGATGGGCGTCAAGAACCTTGCGGTGATTTTCGATGAAAAAGAGGAGCCGCGCCGCGCCGATTTCCCCGCCGGGATCGGCTGGCATGACCGGGCCCAGATGCCGGAGGTTCAGAAAAAATTCAGCGAATACAGCGGTGTATCGGCGATCGTCTATGTCCAGACCTGCGCCGCCGAAAAGCGCCGCCGCCGCAAGCGCGGGTTGTTTCCGGACCCTGATAAACGTGTCTTCATCAATACGGATGTTTGCGAAGGCTGCGGTGATTGCGGGGTGCAGTCGAACTGTGTGTCACTGGTTCCGGTCGAGACGGAACTGGGCCGCAAACGCGCCGTTGATCAGTCATCCTGCAACAAGGATTACGCCTGCGTGACCGGTTTCTGTCCGTCCTTCGTAACCGTCGAAGGCGGCACCCCAAAGGCGGCCGCCACGCGCGATCTGGACCTGATTGACCTGCCAGAGCCGGCGCTGCCAGCGATTGACGGCACCCATAACATGATCATCACCGGAGTTGGCGGGACCGGGGTGGTGACCATCGGCGCGACCCTCGCCATGGCGGCGCATCTGGAAGGCAAAGGCGTCGGCATGATGGAAATGGCCGGGCTGGCGCAAAAGGGCGGCGCGGTGCATATCCACTGTCGCATCGGGGAAACTCCTAATGATATCAATGCGATCCGGGTGGCTGTTGGCGAATGTGATGCGCTGATCGGGGGCGATCTGGTGGTGTCATCGGGTCCGGGGACGCTGAATCTGCTGCGGTCCAATCTCGCGGGCGCGGTGGTGAACAGCCACGAGATTATGACAGGTGATTTCACAAGGGATCCAAATTTTACATTACCTTCTGAACAATTGAAGTTGTCACTTAAGGCAAAACTTCAAGATCATCTGTCGCTTCTGGATGCAACCGCACTGGCCCGCGTGACGCTGGGCGACACGATCTATTCCAACATGATCGTTCTTGGCGCCGCTTGGCAGCGCGGGCTTGTGCCATTGTCGCGTGCGGCAATCTTTCGCGCGATCGACCTGAACGGAGCCGCCCCAAAGCGCAATCAGCAGGCGTTTGACTCCGGTCGATGGGCGGCGTTGAACCCGGATAAGCTGGCCGATGTGCTGGCCGAGGCGGTGGTCGCGCGGCCCAGGTCGCTGGACCAGAAAATCGCCTTCCGCGCCGATCACCTGACCGCTTATCAGGGGCCAAAACTGGCCACGAAATACCGCGCCCGGCTGGCCGAGATCACCGATCCGCGCCTGAAAGAAGCTGTGGCACAGGGCTATCATAAGCTACTGAGCTATAAGGATGAATACGAGGTCGCCCGGCTTCTGCGTGACACCCGCGCGCAGGCGGCCAGCGCCTTTGATGGCGACGTGAAGCTGTCCTTTCACCTTGCCCCGCCGATCCTGTCGAAAACCGGCCCGGATGGCCGTCCCGTGAAGCGACAATTCGGGCAATGGGTCGAACGTCTCTGGCCCATGCTCGCCCGCCTCAAACCCTTGCGCGGCGCGCCCTTCGACCCGTTTGGGCGCAGCGCCGAACGCCGGATGGAACGCGCTTTGATTGCCCAATACGAAGGCGACCTGGACGAAATCCTGTCCGATTCGGCCCGCAACCCCGATGCCGCTGTGGCCCTGGCTGAATTGCCGCTGACGATCCTCGGTTTCGGCCCCGTCAAAATGGCGAATGTGGCAAAGGCGGCAAAGCGGCGCGAAGAATTGCTGGCAGCCTACCGTGCAGGCCTGACCCCGGCGGCGGCTGAATAG
- a CDS encoding N-acetyl-gamma-glutamyl-phosphate reductase, protein MTHQIAILGASGYTGAELIRLIATHPTFEIAALSGDRKAGQPMTSVYPHLRHLDLPVLKRIEDIDFSNIDMVFCALPHATSQAVIRDLPGHLKIVDLSADFRLRDAAEYEKWYGKPHGATAQQAEAVYGLTEFYRDQIKSARLVAGTGCNAATGLFALLPLVREGVIALDDIILDLKAATSGAGRSLKEHLLLSELYENVKPYSMGGTHRHLGEFDQELSKIAGQPVTVQLSPHLIPASRGIVMTCYLKGDAQTVHDTLKNTYEDEVFIQVLPFGEVPQMKDTRASNFCHIGVAADRIPGRVTVVSVLDNLTKGSSGQAIQNANLMLGEDETTGLLAPPVYP, encoded by the coding sequence ATGACCCACCAAATCGCCATCCTTGGGGCGTCCGGCTATACCGGCGCCGAGCTTATCCGGCTGATCGCCACCCATCCGACCTTTGAAATCGCCGCACTCAGCGGCGACCGTAAGGCCGGGCAACCGATGACATCGGTTTATCCGCATCTGCGCCATCTTGATCTGCCGGTTTTGAAGCGGATCGAGGATATTGATTTTTCGAACATTGACATGGTGTTCTGCGCGCTTCCTCATGCAACCTCTCAGGCCGTGATCCGCGACCTTCCTGGCCATCTGAAGATCGTCGATCTGTCGGCGGATTTCCGGCTGCGCGATGCGGCCGAATACGAAAAATGGTACGGCAAGCCCCATGGGGCGACGGCGCAGCAGGCCGAAGCGGTCTATGGCCTGACCGAGTTTTACCGCGATCAGATCAAATCTGCGCGGCTTGTCGCCGGCACCGGCTGTAACGCAGCAACGGGTTTATTCGCACTGCTGCCGCTGGTGCGGGAGGGTGTGATTGCACTGGACGATATCATTTTGGATCTGAAGGCGGCGACCTCGGGCGCGGGCCGGTCGTTGAAGGAACATCTGCTGCTGTCCGAGCTTTACGAGAACGTGAAACCCTATTCGATGGGCGGCACGCATCGCCATTTGGGAGAGTTCGATCAAGAGCTTTCGAAGATCGCCGGGCAACCCGTGACCGTGCAGCTGTCACCGCATCTGATCCCGGCATCGCGCGGGATCGTGATGACGTGTTACCTTAAAGGGGACGCGCAAACCGTTCATGACACGTTGAAAAACACCTATGAGGATGAGGTTTTCATCCAAGTTTTGCCGTTCGGAGAGGTGCCACAGATGAAAGACACCCGTGCCAGTAATTTCTGCCACATCGGCGTTGCGGCGGATCGGATTCCGGGCCGGGTGACGGTGGTGTCGGTGCTGGACAATCTGACCAAAGGATCGTCCGGCCAGGCGATCCAGAATGCCAACCTAATGCTGGGAGAGGACGAGACGACGGGGCTTTTGGCGCCGCCGGTCTATCCGTAA
- the ccmE gene encoding cytochrome c maturation protein CcmE, with translation MKGLKKKRRVQVIIVAVVALALSTALIGYALQDGINFFRAPAQVAEAPPPPSVVFRLGGLVAEGSLQRGQGEEITFAVTDGAATIPVSYTGILPDLFAEGEGMVGTGRLIDGTFQATEILAKHDETYMPKEVIDALKEQGVYVDPNASEATN, from the coding sequence ATGAAGGGATTGAAGAAAAAACGCAGGGTGCAGGTGATCATCGTCGCAGTGGTGGCGCTGGCGCTGTCCACTGCGCTGATCGGGTACGCCTTGCAGGATGGCATCAACTTCTTCCGTGCACCCGCGCAGGTTGCCGAAGCCCCGCCGCCGCCAAGTGTGGTATTTCGCCTCGGCGGGTTAGTCGCAGAGGGCAGCCTGCAACGCGGTCAGGGGGAGGAGATTACCTTTGCTGTCACCGACGGTGCGGCCACCATCCCGGTCAGCTATACCGGCATCCTGCCCGACCTTTTTGCCGAAGGCGAAGGCATGGTCGGGACTGGTCGTTTGATTGACGGAACCTTTCAGGCCACTGAAATCCTTGCCAAACATGACGAAACCTACATGCCGAAAGAGGTTATCGACGCGCTGAAGGAACAGGGTGTCTATGTCGATCCGAACGCATCGGAAGCCACAAATTAA
- a CDS encoding peptidoglycan-binding protein encodes MQSVNDIAQAIVLLEGGYVNDPDDPGGATKHGVTIGTMRALGLDLTGDGRVTTADVKRLTVEQARDIYVEHYFNRPRIAELPEQLHATVFDMQVNAGSNAVKILQRLLNRMGQTIKVDGAIGPQTIGAAKTAAEKSPDLIADAYGIARRNYYYALADRRAKSRKYARRRDGGKGGWIKRAEEFISPRFHLSDAEHRARCAKWG; translated from the coding sequence ATGCAATCTGTCAACGACATCGCGCAAGCCATTGTTTTGCTGGAAGGTGGCTATGTGAACGATCCGGATGATCCGGGCGGGGCCACCAAACATGGCGTCACCATTGGCACCATGCGCGCGTTGGGGCTGGATCTGACCGGCGACGGGCGCGTGACCACGGCGGATGTGAAACGCCTGACGGTCGAACAGGCGCGCGACATTTACGTCGAGCACTATTTCAATCGCCCCCGGATCGCTGAACTACCCGAACAGCTTCACGCAACGGTGTTTGACATGCAGGTCAACGCCGGATCGAACGCAGTGAAGATCCTTCAGCGCCTGCTGAACCGGATGGGCCAGACGATCAAGGTTGATGGCGCGATCGGGCCGCAGACCATCGGCGCGGCCAAAACGGCGGCGGAAAAATCGCCCGACCTGATCGCGGATGCCTATGGGATTGCGCGGCGCAATTATTACTATGCATTGGCCGACCGGCGCGCCAAATCGCGCAAATATGCGCGTCGCCGCGATGGCGGCAAAGGTGGCTGGATCAAGCGGGCGGAAGAATTTATCTCTCCGCGCTTCCACCTCAGCGACGCTGAACACCGGGCGAGGTGCGCAAAATGGGGCTGA
- a CDS encoding carboxylesterase → MITQLMTLLFGGGRNLVKDTAEVFTTNAEAQAVRDAVMSQAALDQFSKEFQLLERSRFDRFMDALNRIPRPAMALGTLGLFAAAMVDPIWFAERMQGVALVPEPLWWLLGAIVGFYFGARHQTKGQDFQRSMAATLARAQQVTDNLEALSVLKQGEAVDDNPALAEMIRR, encoded by the coding sequence CTGATCACGCAACTTATGACCCTGCTGTTCGGCGGCGGGCGCAATCTGGTCAAGGACACCGCCGAGGTCTTCACCACCAACGCCGAGGCGCAGGCGGTGCGCGATGCGGTGATGTCCCAGGCGGCGTTGGATCAGTTTTCCAAGGAATTCCAACTGCTTGAACGCAGCCGCTTTGATCGTTTCATGGACGCGCTGAACCGCATTCCGCGCCCGGCGATGGCGCTGGGAACCCTGGGCCTGTTCGCGGCCGCGATGGTTGACCCGATCTGGTTTGCCGAACGAATGCAGGGTGTTGCGCTGGTTCCGGAACCGCTGTGGTGGTTGCTTGGGGCGATTGTTGGCTTCTATTTCGGCGCGCGCCATCAGACCAAGGGGCAGGATTTCCAACGCTCGATGGCGGCCACGCTGGCGCGGGCGCAGCAGGTCACAGACAACCTCGAAGCGCTCAGCGTGTTGAAGCAAGGCGAGGCGGTCGACGACAATCCCGCGCTGGCCGAGATGATCCGCCGCTGA